The genomic region taatctctactaccaAAAAAAttaaggtgatatgctaatattgattttatatgttgatgacttattaatcacaggaaatgatcaccttatagatcaatgcaagaaagatctatccaaaaaatttgatatgaaggacttgggactccttcattacttcctaggattggaagtatggcaaaattctAACAACATTATActcaaccaaggaaagtataccttggatattctgaagagattcggaatgctaaactgtaggcctatgacctctcctatggaaaccaatttacataaactcaAAGAAGCAACAACAGAGTCTCAACCCACTGaccctactcaatacagacagatgattggatcCCTAATGTacctagtaaatacaaggccagatatctgttatgcagttaatgcactaagtcagtttatgtgtgaacctaaggagatacacctgattgcagtaaaacacattatgagatacctacaaggtaccctaaaccttggtctcaaatatgagaaagttgatatagacctacatggatttacagattcagattgggcaggaagtgtgactaacagaaaaagcacttcagggtgttgcttcagtctaggttcagctatgacatcttggatcagcaggaagcagtcttttgtagctcaaagctccaccgaggccgaatacattgcagcttctatggctgcatAAGAAGTAGTATGGCTTAGGAagctgcttgtggggttgtttggagagcctatgaaacccactattatacattgtgacaatcagagctgcataaaactttcaataaatccagtgttccatgacagatccaagcatattgagattccataccactatgtgcaagatatgatagacaggaatgtgatccaattagaatatgtttctacaggagatcaaactgcagatattctgaccaaacctctttccagagtgaaggttgatcacttcagaaaaggtttaggtatgatagaaaggtaatttactCTGTAAAtctgtatttacatatcaataagatgtttaatgtgtaaacttctttgtcatgataggacatttttggattttatcccctgggttcatatctaagaggtgacgatctctcaagataatgaacacttgtatgtagacattataaggtgacgatcttatgatgtccaaaccagttatcatgttggatctctggtgtatcatggatgtgccatgattgtgttgtggtaaaacactTGTATAAGGTgttagtgcacatatcacaacttggataagatgagaatttaatctcTCATATGAGTATCCTTAAGTATtacgtgtttaggcaatactgatatcacatgcttaggtgatatcttgtcatcacaagattgacgtgatggacattttgtatcacgtgtttaggtgatacttcatatcatgtgtttaggtgatatgattttctagaGAGTTAGATTGTGCaaagaatgctaactatcatttgaattatgatgcttgatatattatttgcatttatcttacctaactaagagggagtgttaatgcatgatagcttcagtaagataaatgattgaatgagagataaatgaagtctctcactcaatcatttatcctatcgataattatgatgaaaaacttcaagctattaatccttcatttgataaaccattcttcatttgtatatgatcaatctaATTAGTTCGATCAAATGCTTAACTGTCAATTAGCATCCTATAACATAGAATCCCGATTTAATATCGGTTACATTATTTGTGTTCACCGATTATTAAATCGGGTTAATCAATGCAATCCGATTTATATCGGTTAACTTATTTAATAATTATCGGTCAACCAAACACCGATTAGTGTCAATGTTAATATAAGTTTGCACCAATTGATATCGGGTGATACACCAATTAATATCGGGTGGCAAAGTAATCATACACTGATTGTTATCGGGTGTTAACACAAGCATACACTGATTGTTATCGGGTGTTAATGTAAGTATACACCAATTGGTATCGGTTGTTAAATAAACCCCGtgtattattattatgattagcaaaggggcacgatcaagtaatgtcttgatcggccatgtctaagagacatgaccggtcaaggcattgcttgatcgtacccaaCTTGCGATATATATCaaatggcatttgtgagaaaggacatcgaaattaacaaatgctcctctcacctaccatacaaaagaagatagtcaaatTTGTATCTTaaatcagtaatacatagaacaagataatatcaactagaatataacttgcatattgaatgtaaattgaacatcatttacacttTCTATGTCCATTTCCTGATTACCAACTTCTACATAGGAAGACAGTGGTACTACATTTTTTTTCTGATGATGAAAGTAAACCCTCAATGAACCATCTTTTCTTGAAACCAATGACTAGttctttttcaaactttaaaagcAATTATTTAAGTTTGTAATTATAAGTTCGTTCCTTTTTGTGCTTACcttgtttgtaattgtaaatttctACTAGTATTTCATTATTATCACAAAGCAACTTAAACTCTTCTTTCAAGACCTTCTTTAATCTCTCCCATGTGTTTTGGGAGGCTTGGCCAGTTTCTATTGACCTACCAATTGCTACACCTTGCAAGGTTACTAGAAAATACCATAGCCAAATTGTCTTATCATCTTGCCCATTGTTTCCCAAATTGTTTAGAAAGTCTTACAATGCCTCACCAGATCCTTTGATCCATTGCCTATAAACTTGGGTAACCTTCGCTTTTCTACCGTAGGGCTTACCATGGTTTTGTTTTGGTGCAAACCTAGCACCTAGAACCCGCTTGCTCGAGAGTTTTGATTCAGACATTCGAGTGCTTCTCTCGCACTCTCAACCAAGTAGGAATCCTCTACTCTCCCCTCAACGTTAACATTTTGTGCATTTTTTTTCACTTTCATATTTTCTTTTATACACCCTTGTCTTGGTTTCTTTTCCTTCAATTGATAGCCCTTCAATGCCCCAAAGGTTACTTATACAATTTTGTGAAGGAATCTAACTCCGTCTCCCAACCTACCTCATCTAGTGAAGGTTGCCTTGATTTTTCCAATTGGTCAAAAAGATTGATCCACACTTCGTTGAGTAATGTTAAGTGCTTGGTTATCTCCTCCCACTCTCCCTTCATATATTGTCTTGTAGTGGAAATATTTTTGTTTCTCCAGCTATTGCTCCAACTTTGACTTCGTTCTCAAGATGGGCACCAACTTTAAACTTGTAGTGTTGGGGTTTCTTCAATTATTTCTCATAGTCTTCTTCTTTGTTCTCTTTGCTCTACGATCCTCTTGAACTTCACCACCTTGTTGTCTCTTCTTGCCTTTATTGGGGTCTAAGGGCATGAGTCTCTCAAGTCTAATCCGATTTATTTAAGACATTGATATCAACGCTTACTCTCTTATCAAATAAAATGAATACTTCAAATGGTGAACAAAATCAATAATGCATAGCAAATAGAGGTGTATATTCgtacatgaaattattacaaaagTAGACAAGAGATGTTAGTCAAGGATCAAACTCGATCCAACTAGATCATACTACTTTCCTTGACAATACAAAATCTATTTAAAGGACCAAACAATTGCCAAAAGGAGCACAACCATCAAAACAATTGCCAAAAGGAACACAACCATCACCTAACTAACTCTTATAATCATCTGAAGCCAACAAGcaattaaaaataatcaaataaaccaTATTATCGAAACATAATAATAGGCATTATACACTAACTAAAATCATCTTCATCCCTTCTTCAAAAGCATGAGGATATTTTACTCACACTTTCAATGTCCATTGCCCTATTGTATGCTTCTTtcatagttgaaaatctcggactcgcctaggactcggcaaaccaaaattttggactcgaactcggactcgtgaaagactcgcaaaaaaaaaaaccgtagttttacaaaaaaaacataaagaaattaatgcatttagagaacataagtgccataattgaaacattacacatgtcatatgatctacaaacacgcaatatttgaaatttcatcattcatggcagcatattcaagtttccactttcaactctaaaatgtataatggcagcataagtatataaatgttcacaaaattacatataatgatatgtccaagtccaactccaaatgtgaaaaacaacaatgtgaatgaacaaaccaaagagaagactacatcttcctctttgtatttttcctaatatagctcaatttttcaagccttgagctagaagtagtagcagtgggtgttgtggtatctaaatggtgagatgattcttcttcaaagtcaaagtcctcatcatcatcctcatcttcgtcctcatcttcatcctccatttcatccaatcttgctccttctgcatcttgtgttgctcctctctctatttctgcaatttcttcttcggtaaggaggacatcgtcaccatcattttgttcattcatggtccaatcaccatatggatcaatttcatccaagtcaatggcctcatgtgaaacaccctccacctgtctaactcgaaggcaaaggttgtaccgaacaaaaactagatcattgagccgcttttgtgacaatctatttctcttctttgtgtgaatgctctcaaagACACTCCAATTACGTTCACACCCAAaagcactgcatggctgagacaaaacacggatagctatcttttgaagattaggcgtgccggcaccataattctctcaccataaatctacaaaaaacatttagaaatattagaattgagaaaaaaatgtaacaatcaagtttgtaggttttttcttgcactattgaACTAAGTTACCAAATTTTTTACCtagttgttgttttcctctcctatcaattgctagttgtgatgagaagagtctcccctctgcacttttgtagatcttgaacaataaacatttccaaattcaaaaatagatagtcaaagtgtaaaactcaaattcaataatgaacatttccgaattcataaataaagatagagcaattgtaaatgtcaaatctcacctccaactcatcaagaaccttgtctctcaactcaggatcaggtgtcatcttatcaatgcatgtaataacacctgccatgacctcctcatcaaccctaaatgaatcagagaagtagaatttcgggttcaaaaagtaggcgaaggcatgtatcggttggtggagttggtttgtccacctacgatcaatgatgcgccaaaggatttcacattttcttgtatttccacgatagtaatgtgaaatggcctctttggccctattcatggcctcataaatgaaacccattggcatgccctctccatccaccatacgaagaacccttaccaaaggttctgtcacctaaaaaaatgaaaacaaattttaaattagtacaaaatcaacccctaaaaaataaaatcagcaaatagacaagattgtataaactttacttttgtgtttgttacttaccgcagtcaaatcctctccacttttattgaacccttcatcaaaaacaatgctcacaatcttctttgcttcaggtcttttggagtatgcagaccccaaccaagcatctgacacaaacatctgcttaagatgaggaatggcactaagaatgctctgcaaagtgatgaagtggctagcaaatcgtgtcactccatGTCGCAtaaggtccttgccatttgtgtgttttctcatcaaagcaagcacccaagtatggttgtggatgaatttggtgacactttttgcatcttcaaccaccttcttcacccatccaatcttcccaatgtcctctagcactaagtccaagcaatgtgcagcacaaggactccatgtaatcgaaggatgcctctccataagcattctacctgcagatacatatgcagctgcgctgtccgtgataatttggacaacattctcaactccaacttcccgaaccacaccatccaacagattacacaaagtctctgcattttttacttcatttgagacatcaacagactttatgaataccattgcaccatttgaagccaccaagaagttgagaagagtcctattctgtccatctgtccatccatcagataaaatgctgcatccttttctcttccaataccttttctgatcatcaaccacaccttGTGTATTTTGCACAActttctctagcaatggcccactgaagtcataacctgttggggccttaaaccccttacccgcaACTGTACATGCAGTAACAAAActttcccaatacacattgtttgctgcattgaaagatagattattgtaaaaccaaaagtttgaagctgctatcCATGCTTGTTCATGTTTCTCTctattccatcctgtaccttcaagtgaaggttgtgcacctggaacattgcgtggtacaaaaaaattagggtctgatctaacaggagtgccactagcctcaccctcattgtcaccaaaagatgaaagtgactgacgaccccgactgtgaccaatgggacccgaagtggacaatgtgggattcattgtagctgccatggcttctcttgttttttgcctttcttccttatgcatatcattctcagcaagaatggccttcatctctctaataatttcaggagttgatttggggcatgcctccacaccatatccaggtatttgtgcaaggtggtattttaatctattgattccaccagtcatccattttgtacattcggtgcaagtgacctccccctttttgcttcctgcaatcccatatttccatgctccatctctttgtcttcctgaccttggggttgcccttggagttgaacttgccattgctgatttaacatgaaaaaaaaaaaatcagcaggcttttatggaaaatcaacaaaaaaaatgacaatgaatcatttgggaaaaatagcattcaaaaacaagaaaaaaaaatgaggaaataacttaggaaagaaaatagaaaaaaatttggcaacatatccccttgtttttcaagatttttttcagtttcaaaataatgaaatgattcaaatgaaaaaaaaaaagaaagagaaaaaatccttacctagatctctcttgctgtttttttcttcttccctctactccttcaaaccctacaaacctgcTAAAACCAAACAACACTGAAAATgaagtgaaaaatgaaaaaaaaaacacttttaacCCTTCACGGGTGTCTTTTTCTGGGCCCGCGAGTCCGAGCAAAAGACTCGCGCACCAAACAACACTGAAAATgaagtgaaaaatgaaaaaaaaaaacacttttaacCCTTCACGGGTGTCTTTTTCTGGGCCAGCGAGTCCGagcaaaagactcgcgcgagtctttcgcAGGGACTCGCCTAGACTCGCGAGTCCTAGGCGAGTCGACTCGCGGCACCAAAGGACTCGCGAGTCTGTGGCGAGTCCGAGGCGAGTCgccgagttttaaaactatgcttctttgTACAATGAAGATGGCAAAGCTTTCATTTTCCTCCACAAAGAAGGTCTCAAACCTTCAATGAATTGAAAAATTCTTCAATCCAATCATCGATTCTTTCTAGTTTCTTGAGAAATTCTTTGAGCCTATGATTGTAGACTTGCACATTCTCATGCTTCTATTGTTTGGTATTTATATTTCAgcaacaatttcattgtcatctttAAGAAGTCTGATTTTTTCCCAAGACTTGTAATAACTTCTCCCACAAACATCTATCAAGTTGTTTGACATCTATGAACCAATCAATTACACTCCTCTAAGGATGGTTGTAAATGAATGCAACCAAAGGTTTTCATCAATTCGCCCATTAGTTGTCAAAATAGTTGCACGTCTTGCAATGTTGCACAAGATCCTCAGACCCATCACTATTAAATTTAGGCAACTTTTCCCTTTCCACACTTGACCTAGTAGGTGGAGTAACCATCACTAGTTTTTCTTCATGCACCTTGAGCAATTAGTACCTTTCCCTCAAGAAATTTTGATACAGACATCCCTTTGTTTTCTCAACGCGTTCAAAATATGTCTAAAACTTCAACCCTTCTTGAGACCTCAGGAAAATATACTATGATACCTTCAAGCTCCCTTTTCCCCTATCCAGTTTCTTTTCCTAGCATCCTTCGCTCAATCTCCTTTGGTAGCTATTCTTCAATGCCTTGAAGATTGCTATTGTATGCCTCTCTTCTTTGACGAAGAAATCCTCTAAGTCATCCCAAACAAAGATTTCCCTCAATTGACAAGGGTTTTATCGATTCTAATGATTCAATAATTCAATTCTCCTCTAAAAGAGTGCTTGACCTAACTTGGTGAGTGATCAATTGTTCTCTTCAAGATGGGGAAGTTGCAAAGCAATTTCAACCCATTTGTCTTTCATGAGTTGTTTCTTTGACGTTTGTTGGATTTATAGATTTTGATTTCTTTGTTCACAACTATGACTTTGGCTTTTACTTGACTCCGAAACTAAGCTGAACGATTTTTGGAATTGGCTACCTGTCATCACCTTCTTCATTGTTATTGTTCTACTCATCTAAAGGATCGTCTAGTTTCACAGTTCATCTCCTCGCCATGTTGTGACCTTATCCCACCTACATTCAAGCTTAATAGCACCAATTCTGTGGGGAACAATGCTGGTCTCTAGGGTAATGGTTAGCTAATATTGTTGACTGGCATTGATTCTGTTTAAATCTGACTGAACTTTAGAAAGGCAACATCACCAAACATTTGTATTAAATTGTTACACTGAGTTAactttagtactttcagattgaataaaactcagaaaaatcagaattagttttagctaggttaattaatttattgttttccagatttaagcataaTAAAAGAATTGAAATGCAAAAGGAACaaaacacagttaccctgggaaaacctcctaggaggaaaaacccagccaaaagatcctcagatctgattatgatttGAATCCAACTGAATATTGCACACTTATCTAGAGTCTAGATGTTGCAGTTACAAGGGAGATGACATAGAGGCCTTTGGATGTCATGAATTGCAGTCCTTATGACTTGCTGATTGTAACAATGGTGGCAGCAACCCTTTGATGAAGTTCTTTATTTCTTTGGAGATGATCTGCTGCCTTACTTAGGTTCCCTGCCTTCTTTTATTGATCTGCACATCTCTTAGTATAGTTCGCTGTGACTTAACAGCCTTAGAATGTGATTCGCTTCCTTAAAATATTTCGCACCTTATTCAAAAGACTGGAAAAATATATGAATGTACATTGTGTGTAGCTTGTGCTTTATTTATAGGAGAGCAATTTAAACATATTATTCATGTCGGCCTACTTGCATTTAAAATATTATTCATTTAATCCCTTTTAACCGAAATgcatagggtcggccctatcaaggagtGGCGTGGAGACTTGTAGCATGGGGACCTTAAGTGTAGCGTGGGGTCCTTTTGGAGTGCCCGAAGTGTATAGGACCTGGCCCCATATTGGAGAAAGGGTTGGTccccttaggcggattccaatgttgcccaaggcaattggaatctgccGGGCCCTAATTAtaaccaacactccctcttaattagggcaagaatcataatctttcatcttgcacacaagcatagactggatccaccttgcattgcccgcagagggtggagaagatctttttctaccatcttacattgcctgcaAAGGATGGTTACtaattatacttctccctgagaagtttacaataccaccttacattgctcgcagaggatggttaatattTACAATACCATCGTACATTGctcgcagaggatggttaataattatacttctccctgagaagtttacaataccaccttacattgcccgcagagggtggttaaaatttacaataccatcttacattgcccacagaggatggttaataattatacttctccctgaaaggtttacaataccaccttacattgcccgcagagggtggttttaCATAGTACAAAGTGTCACTgaaattgagactccctctcaattggagtttcattttccacaataccaagtctatccctgaagcacacaaacttcactttggatagaggcttggtaagaatatctgcaacctgctcatcagtgctgacatactttAGCTGTATAGCACCTCTTTGTACCATATCCCGAACATAATGATaatgggtttccacatgttttgacctgtcatgaaacactggattgatagacattttaatacaactctagttatcacagtgaataactgtaggatcccatggctgaccaaacagcccagcaagaagcttacgaagccatactgcttctctggaAGCTACACTTGCTgtaatatactcagcttcagcagtactcaatgccactaaggattgttttctgcaagcccaagagatcactgcagaacccaagctaaaacaaataccggaggtgcttttcctgtctttgatgcttccagcccagtctgcatcagaataaccttccaaggttattggagtgttaagtggatacttcatcCCAAAACCAACTGTGCCTTGCAAATATCTTAGGATATGCTTGGCAGCAACAAGGTGAATATGCTTGGGTAAactcatgaactggctgagagcattcacagcaaaacatatgtctggtctagtgttaactagatacatcagagatccaatcaACTGTCAGTACtcggatggatctgcaaaatcagagttagctgcagaaacactcaacttctttaagttagattccataggagcagacattggtttacaatccatcatcctaaatcttttcagaatgtcaatagtatactttccttgacttagaaagatttcgttagatctttgccatacttctagacctaggaaataatgcattagacctaaatctttcatttcaaattctgaagctagttctttcttgcatCCAATAATAAGTTCATTTTTACTagtaagaaataagtcatccacataaagaactagaattagcatttcatcatttgcTACTGTAAGGTAAATGTTAGGGTcaacatcatttttacaaaagcctagacttagcaaatatttatcaattctttcataccaagcacgaggagcttgtttaagaccatatagagctttctttaacctgcacacatgggttaatctatcctggatctcatatccctcaggttgctcaatatagacttcttcctcaatgacaccattgagaaaagcagtcttaacatccatctgatgtagtttccaacccttAGCAGCAGCAATAGCAATTATCGTTCTAATGGacgtatatctagcaacaggagcaaatgtttcttcatagtctatgccttccttttgggaaaaaccacacgctacaaatctagccttatatttttcaatactaccatcagcattatgtttaattttaaataaccatttagaggaaacaacagatttaccttttaGGTCTGGGCACAaggtcccatacatcatttttgatgattgactgatattcttcatccatagcaagcttccaggcatgatgacttaaggcttcttcaacattgcaaggttcaatttcaatgagattacacattaaagaaacgtagttggaaaatacctgaggtctcttagtttcatggaaggtgccacttggagcagcaaatctttcagcttcttgaatggtgtttcttacccaaagtggcctctttttggTAACGATAATGTCACTAGGAATGTCAGTGGGATTCATGGGTTCAGGaggatcatcatgatcatcttgaggtggaggttcaacttGCTCCCTCTAAATcttagggttagtatcaacatttgtattttgattaacattagattcatcaataacacaagagcctttcgatttcttaaaagcaatatcttcttcaaatgtaacatccctacttacctcaacatacctttgacctgggatgtaaatcctgaatgccttggaggattcactgtatccgaTTAGCATGCCTTTCTTTCCGAAGGGTTCCAACTTTGATCGCTTTTCCTTGGGTACATGAACATAGAcgggacttccaaagattctgaggtgACTAATGTCTGGTTTGGATCCCGTGAAAGCTTCTtccggggtcatgttctttagagcacgatgaggacatctattctggatatatactgctgttctagaagcctcagcccatagaaAAGTCTGCACGTCTTGATCgtggatcatagcctttgcagcctccacaatggtcttattctttctttcagcaacaccattttgttgaggattgtatggaacacaaaactccctcttaattcctgactcaacacaaaaataataaaagctaccggaggtgtactcacctccattgtcagatcttaaacatttaattattttaccaaaggagttttcagttaatgctttaaactccttaaatttacttaaaacttcatcagattcttcagatttcaagaagtagatccaagttttcctagagaaatcatctatgaagatcacataataaagaaatccactaggagatgctatagacataggaccacataaatcagagtgaacaagttctagtttgtctttagctctattttcacttttatgaaatggacttttaacattcttaccaatagcacaacctttacaaatgTTATCATGAacttgactgagtttaggcatacctttgactaacctttcaagggatggaagagcttgataatgtagatgtccaagtcttctgtgCCATAGCTCATAGGATTTcggagcctcattaatgagggcttgaatagggttagtagagagcttataaagactatcatatctatgaccaattatacGAACAGATTTAAAACTAgctttcttagaccaagcaagaacttttccttcagaaaatgcaatttgataacctttatcttct from Cryptomeria japonica chromosome 3, Sugi_1.0, whole genome shotgun sequence harbors:
- the LOC131874625 gene encoding uncharacterized protein LOC131874625; translation: MASSTPRATPRSGRQRDGAWKYGIAGSKKGEVTCTECTKWMTGGINRLKYHLAQIPGYGVEACPKSTPEIIREMKAILAENDMHKEERQKTREAMAATMNPTLSTSGPIGHSRGRQSLSSFGDNEGEASGTPVRSDPNFFVPRNVPGAQPSLEGTGWNREKHEQAWIAASNFWFYNNLSFNAANNVYWESFVTACTVAGKGFKAPTGYDFSGPLLEKVVQNTQGVVDDQKRYWKRKGCSILSDGWTDGQNRTLLNFLVASNGAMVFIKSVDVSNEVKNAETLCNLLDGVVREVGVENVVQIITDSAAAYVSAGRMLMERHPSITWSPCAAHCLDLVLEDIGKIGWVKKVVEDAKSVTKFIHNHTWVLALMRKHTNGKDLMRHGVTRFASHFITLQSILSAIPHLKQMFVSDAWLGSAYSKRPEAKKIVSIVFDEGFNKSGEDLTAVSNKHKSKVYTILSIC